A window of Pedobacter lusitanus contains these coding sequences:
- a CDS encoding DUF2306 domain-containing protein produces MKKKIFWFLFAFLSIAIGLYPLKYFLMNGRVGILNSKPEWLLSNMIWSAAFYIHIILGGLSLLIGWVQFSSKLRNGNLKLHRQIGKVYVVSALLSSSSGFYIAFFAGGGFWASLGFGCLGVIWFCTNLMGYLAIRNKQIVRHQILMIYSYAACFAAVTLRIWLPVLILITGNFNTAYITVAWLSWIPNLFVAWLITYRRNFQLKK; encoded by the coding sequence ATGAAAAAAAAGATTTTTTGGTTTTTATTTGCCTTTTTATCTATCGCCATTGGGCTATATCCGCTTAAGTATTTCTTAATGAACGGAAGGGTTGGAATATTAAACTCTAAACCAGAATGGCTTTTATCCAATATGATCTGGAGTGCTGCATTTTATATCCATATTATTTTAGGAGGACTTTCATTGCTCATTGGCTGGGTCCAGTTTAGCTCAAAACTCAGAAATGGGAATCTGAAGCTGCACAGGCAAATTGGAAAAGTATATGTTGTTTCAGCCTTATTAAGTTCTTCTTCAGGGTTCTATATCGCTTTCTTTGCAGGTGGAGGTTTCTGGGCTTCACTTGGATTTGGGTGCTTAGGTGTAATTTGGTTTTGTACCAATTTAATGGGATACCTGGCCATTAGAAATAAACAGATTGTAAGGCATCAGATTCTGATGATTTATAGTTATGCAGCCTGTTTTGCTGCGGTAACCTTAAGAATCTGGTTACCCGTACTGATTTTGATCACTGGTAATTTCAACACGGCATATATTACGGTAGCCTGGTTGTCATGGATACCAAATCTGTTCGTAGCCTGGTTAATCACCTATCGGCGTAATTTTCAGCTTAAAAAATAA
- a CDS encoding DUF7594 domain-containing protein — MKNLNHPVILLVLLMMVSCKKSAIKLEAQTKTTTSVTGTVYYVDPNGDDNNDGKSTAQAWKTIDKVNTIIFNPGDQILFKSGGIWNGQLKPKGSGIQNSNIIMNKYDTGNKPQINGPGSNGSSAISLNNQSYWEINNFDITNTGTETNASVRGIYVSQADSVRGSDIKILNCDIHDVKSAPGTSAASNKSSGGIILAGNTDNVLVQKNTVKNSTLEGIRTLGAPGKSTNVVFDQNYLENILGDGIVLSNVINSAVTRNTFKNCAYSTTSLNYAVCWTINSVGTRVAFNEVFNTKGGGSNDGQSFDADLTTDGDIFEYNYSHDNKRAFMLFMNSSKNIIVRYNLSINDAQTPGYGLFLYISTSTTNKIYNNTFYIKGNLDYIFKSGAFNSIFNNNIIYAEGTVSKFGDKPLSTSSVIQNNCFYPASIIAVNGPQGTVSGNIYVNPDFVNVSAPALVESFKLQKSSALISAGFNMTNNGGLDYFQTPLPVSNPDIGAAQSIYSFTGFVSNADTYVKNGSYATTNYGTETGIFVKSDVPSYARKSYVKFDFSSINSSAISNARLVLNASGVNTDPSRVIKVYTTSANSWLETSLTWNNAPANGTLVNSFTVYKAEKYAIDVTSIINLQLAAGNKIITFALLNEGPESAKNDVQFSSREALTDKPQLNIIL, encoded by the coding sequence ATGAAAAACCTGAATCACCCAGTAATCCTTCTGGTACTATTAATGATGGTCAGTTGCAAAAAATCAGCGATAAAGCTGGAAGCACAAACCAAGACTACTACAAGCGTCACAGGAACAGTCTATTATGTAGATCCAAACGGAGACGACAACAACGATGGAAAAAGCACGGCACAAGCCTGGAAAACAATTGACAAGGTAAACACTATCATTTTTAATCCGGGAGATCAGATCCTTTTCAAATCCGGTGGTATCTGGAACGGCCAGCTAAAACCAAAAGGTTCCGGAATTCAAAACTCCAATATCATCATGAACAAGTATGATACGGGTAACAAGCCACAGATTAATGGTCCTGGATCAAACGGTAGCTCTGCTATTTCTTTAAATAATCAATCCTACTGGGAGATAAATAACTTTGATATTACCAACACCGGTACCGAAACCAATGCCAGTGTCAGGGGAATCTATGTAAGCCAGGCTGACTCAGTCAGAGGATCCGATATCAAAATACTCAACTGTGATATTCATGATGTAAAAAGTGCTCCCGGAACCAGTGCAGCTTCTAATAAATCATCTGGCGGAATCATTTTAGCAGGTAATACAGACAATGTACTGGTGCAGAAAAATACAGTTAAAAACTCTACTCTGGAAGGCATACGGACTTTAGGTGCACCAGGAAAAAGTACTAATGTGGTATTTGATCAGAATTACCTGGAAAACATTCTTGGTGACGGAATTGTATTATCAAACGTAATCAATTCTGCAGTTACACGAAATACTTTTAAAAATTGTGCTTATTCCACTACGTCTTTAAACTATGCTGTTTGCTGGACCATTAACAGTGTTGGAACAAGAGTCGCATTTAATGAAGTTTTCAATACTAAAGGTGGAGGATCAAACGATGGACAGTCATTTGATGCGGATCTGACAACTGACGGCGATATTTTTGAATACAATTATTCTCATGATAACAAAAGAGCTTTCATGCTGTTCATGAACAGTTCAAAAAATATCATCGTCAGATATAACTTAAGTATCAATGATGCACAAACTCCTGGTTACGGCCTGTTTCTCTATATTTCAACGAGTACTACCAATAAAATTTATAATAACACTTTTTATATAAAGGGTAACCTGGATTATATATTTAAAAGTGGTGCCTTCAACAGCATATTCAATAACAACATTATATATGCCGAAGGTACTGTAAGTAAGTTTGGTGATAAACCACTCAGCACTTCCAGCGTCATTCAAAACAATTGTTTTTATCCGGCATCTATAATTGCAGTTAATGGTCCACAGGGAACAGTTTCAGGGAATATATATGTTAACCCTGATTTCGTTAACGTCTCTGCACCCGCTCTGGTTGAAAGTTTCAAATTGCAAAAATCTTCTGCCCTGATTTCTGCAGGCTTTAATATGACGAACAATGGTGGACTGGATTATTTCCAGACTCCTTTACCAGTCAGTAATCCTGATATTGGTGCAGCTCAATCAATCTATAGTTTTACTGGTTTTGTAAGCAACGCGGATACGTATGTAAAAAACGGATCTTATGCGACTACGAATTATGGTACAGAAACCGGGATATTTGTGAAATCAGACGTTCCTTCCTATGCCAGAAAATCTTATGTGAAATTTGATTTTTCATCTATAAACTCGTCAGCTATTTCAAACGCGAGGTTAGTCCTGAATGCCTCAGGAGTAAATACAGATCCTTCCAGGGTAATTAAAGTCTATACTACTTCCGCCAACTCCTGGCTGGAAACCTCGTTAACCTGGAACAACGCACCAGCCAACGGAACTCTTGTGAATAGCTTTACCGTTTATAAAGCTGAGAAATATGCAATAGATGTCACCAGTATTATCAACCTGCAACTCGCTGCAGGCAATAAAATCATCACATTTGCACTTCTCAACGAGGGGCCGGAAAGCGCAAAAAATGATGTTCAGTTCAGCAGTAGAGAAGCTCTTACAGACAAACCTCAATTGAATATTATCTTATAA
- a CDS encoding IS3 family transposase, with amino-acid sequence MSRACRVASLPKSMYYYKSRKDDSETITKLQELAGSYPTEGQDLYYGRIRTEGYKWNYKRVRRVYLLLGLNQRRKARKRLPKRVKNPLARPLAPLEMWSIDFMSDVLTNGRKFRTLNVIDDYNREAIAIEVAHSMPAMRVTELLERIIQEQGKPKSIRTDNGPEFISKEFNTWCKGNNIKIQYTQPGRPMQNGYIERFNRSFRESILNAYLFEDIMQVQILAEEWVKDYNSKRPHEALDGKTPLEYRAQWSLSMESAPAELTPC; translated from the coding sequence ATCAGCAGGGCTTGTCGTGTAGCTTCTCTACCGAAATCCATGTATTACTATAAATCTAGAAAGGATGACTCAGAAACGATTACAAAGCTTCAGGAATTGGCTGGATCTTATCCAACCGAAGGTCAAGATTTATATTATGGGCGAATTAGAACGGAGGGATATAAATGGAATTATAAGCGTGTGAGACGGGTGTATCTACTTCTGGGGCTAAATCAGAGAAGAAAAGCGCGCAAACGTTTACCGAAGCGTGTGAAAAATCCGCTGGCGCGTCCGTTAGCCCCGCTGGAGATGTGGTCTATCGACTTTATGAGTGACGTGCTTACCAATGGGCGGAAATTCAGAACGCTAAATGTAATAGATGATTATAACCGGGAGGCTATTGCCATTGAAGTTGCCCATTCGATGCCTGCCATGCGGGTAACAGAACTATTAGAACGAATAATTCAAGAGCAAGGAAAGCCAAAAAGCATCAGGACTGACAATGGTCCGGAATTTATAAGCAAGGAATTTAATACCTGGTGCAAAGGGAATAATATTAAAATCCAATATACTCAGCCTGGTAGGCCGATGCAGAATGGATATATAGAACGTTTTAACAGAAGCTTCAGGGAAAGCATTCTTAATGCATATTTATTTGAAGATATAATGCAAGTACAAATATTAGCTGAAGAATGGGTAAAGGATTACAATTCTAAGAGACCACATGAAGCATTAGATGGTAAAACGCCGTTAGAATATAGAGCACAATGGAGCCTCAGCATGGAGTCAGCCCCTGCGGAGCTGACTCCATGCTGA
- a CDS encoding LytR/AlgR family response regulator transcription factor — protein MDQISCIIVDDEPLARELLVTYCNYLPQLRIEAICGNALEAKAILETKQIDLIFLDIHLPVLTGVGFLQTLKVMPKVIMTTAYKQYAVDAFDLSVCDYLVKPFSLERFIIAVDKAINRIITPISYSGKEMENQDSIFIKTEGKIFRIAYDKLLFAEANRNYSKIVTVDSILYQTIPFSGLEKQLPPNLFIKVHRSFIVNQSKIDRIEGNRIFINKHEIPIGKNYKEALFYKLKL, from the coding sequence ATGGATCAGATCAGTTGTATTATTGTTGATGATGAACCGCTGGCCAGAGAACTATTGGTTACCTATTGTAATTATTTGCCACAATTACGAATAGAAGCCATTTGCGGTAATGCACTCGAGGCAAAAGCTATCTTAGAGACCAAACAGATTGATCTGATTTTTTTAGATATCCATCTCCCAGTGCTTACCGGTGTCGGTTTTTTGCAAACGCTTAAGGTGATGCCCAAAGTAATTATGACTACAGCTTATAAGCAATATGCGGTCGATGCTTTCGATTTATCTGTTTGCGATTACCTGGTGAAACCTTTTTCATTGGAAAGGTTTATCATAGCTGTAGATAAAGCCATAAACAGGATCATTACGCCCATCTCTTATTCCGGAAAAGAGATGGAAAACCAGGATTCTATTTTTATTAAAACAGAAGGTAAGATCTTTCGTATAGCCTATGACAAGTTATTGTTTGCAGAAGCGAATCGCAATTATAGCAAAATAGTTACCGTCGATAGCATACTATACCAAACCATTCCTTTCTCCGGTCTGGAAAAGCAATTGCCCCCCAATCTCTTTATTAAAGTGCATCGATCATTTATTGTGAATCAATCAAAAATTGATCGTATTGAAGGGAACCGTATCTTTATAAACAAGCATGAAATACCGATAGGTAAAAATTACAAGGAAGCCCTTTTCTATAAACTAAAACTTTAG
- a CDS encoding sensor histidine kinase yields MKLRPTAYFETFFEKEKRVHLFFCSALLVLMVFILSVSRKWSYAPGAVAVYICILGCLYTGRWFCRKWLLNGKWAGLLLLLVISLIGYDIVGLTIFVYLFGQDVPLNHLIESSITIMSCSFIVMFCGFFIAVIRSAIREKMNGLMLAEQKKESELNLLRSQVSPHFLFNTLNNMYSLSINRPDQMPPLLLRLSELLRYSVYDADQELVPLADELEYIRNYIELENIRSSDRLLLRVNLQEAPKQLKVAPMLLIVFVENAFKHARNTFEQEIGINMNCKTENGNIYFEIENSYSDQSAENLSKNPSSGFGIANVTKRLQLLYPGEYELKQSCTSNKFKVELWLKTK; encoded by the coding sequence ATGAAACTACGACCAACTGCCTATTTCGAGACCTTTTTTGAAAAAGAAAAGCGGGTTCACCTTTTTTTTTGCTCCGCTTTATTGGTCCTGATGGTATTTATACTTTCTGTAAGTCGTAAATGGAGCTATGCCCCAGGTGCGGTAGCAGTTTACATCTGTATTTTAGGTTGTTTATATACCGGCAGGTGGTTCTGCCGCAAATGGTTACTTAATGGTAAGTGGGCTGGCTTATTGTTATTGCTTGTCATTTCACTCATTGGTTATGATATTGTTGGCCTGACCATTTTTGTTTACCTTTTCGGGCAGGATGTCCCTTTAAATCACCTCATCGAATCTTCCATAACGATCATGAGCTGTAGCTTTATAGTGATGTTCTGCGGCTTTTTTATCGCTGTGATCAGAAGCGCCATTAGAGAAAAAATGAATGGTTTGATGCTTGCTGAACAAAAAAAAGAGAGTGAGCTGAATTTGTTGCGCTCGCAGGTAAGTCCTCATTTTCTGTTTAACACGTTGAACAATATGTATAGTTTGTCCATTAACAGACCTGATCAAATGCCTCCTCTTTTGCTCAGGTTATCTGAATTGTTACGCTATTCGGTCTACGATGCGGATCAGGAGCTGGTACCATTAGCGGATGAATTGGAATATATCCGAAATTACATTGAGCTGGAAAACATTAGAAGTTCAGACCGGCTTTTGTTAAGGGTTAATCTGCAAGAGGCTCCAAAACAGCTAAAAGTCGCCCCGATGCTGCTTATTGTATTTGTTGAAAATGCATTTAAACATGCTCGAAACACCTTTGAACAGGAAATAGGGATCAACATGAATTGTAAAACAGAAAATGGAAATATCTATTTTGAAATAGAAAATAGTTACAGCGATCAAAGTGCTGAAAATCTTAGTAAAAACCCCAGTTCGGGCTTTGGTATAGCGAACGTGACCAAAAGGCTGCAGTTACTTTATCCCGGTGAATACGAGTTGAAACAAAGCTGTACCTCAAATAAATTTAAAGTTGAACTTTGGTTAAAAACAAAATAA
- a CDS encoding ATP-binding cassette domain-containing protein, whose product MTLSINNGLFGLLGPNGAGKSSLMRTIATLQEADSGSIFFRWS is encoded by the coding sequence ATGACACTCAGTATCAATAACGGACTGTTTGGGCTGCTTGGACCAAATGGTGCTGGCAAATCCTCATTAATGCGCACTATAGCCACTTTACAGGAAGCCGATAGCGGCAGTATTTTTTTTAGATGGTCTTGA
- a CDS encoding sigma-70 family RNA polymerase sigma factor: protein MTINSDLSDSELLALLAKSNESAFSVLYKRYWKKVLAVAVYKISSIEEAESIVQDIFYSLWQRRESLEVSISFNNYLMASVKYRVIKVLDRQRRERLFQEKQSTFVDILDDSTQEYLECAELTRRLAYLVKQLPEIPRLIYKLNKDEGKSYKEIGIELNMTEKAVDAHLFRVKKNLREKLGIFLFSFLL from the coding sequence ATGACAATTAATAGTGACCTTTCTGATTCAGAGCTTTTAGCTTTACTGGCAAAAAGTAATGAGTCTGCATTTTCTGTCCTTTATAAGCGTTATTGGAAAAAGGTTCTTGCTGTAGCCGTTTATAAGATTAGTTCAATTGAAGAAGCTGAAAGTATAGTACAGGATATTTTTTATTCGTTGTGGCAAAGAAGAGAAAGTTTAGAAGTCAGCATTAGTTTTAATAATTACCTGATGGCATCAGTTAAATATCGTGTAATTAAGGTATTAGATAGACAGCGAAGAGAAAGACTTTTTCAAGAGAAACAGAGTACATTTGTAGATATTTTAGATGATTCTACACAAGAATACCTGGAGTGTGCTGAATTGACCAGAAGATTAGCATATCTCGTCAAACAGTTGCCGGAAATTCCCAGGCTTATTTATAAGCTTAATAAAGATGAAGGAAAAAGCTATAAAGAAATTGGAATTGAGCTTAATATGACCGAGAAGGCTGTAGATGCGCATCTTTTTCGCGTAAAGAAGAATCTTCGCGAAAAATTGGGAATATTCCTTTTTAGTTTCTTACTGTAG
- a CDS encoding FecR family protein has translation MTDQNTLQDLANKWLKGTITPEEKEKFNNWFSELAEEPIEITESYAVSEEAHENKMWNIIHQKIAQEKKPVVKRLNRRVWIAAASLFVICSTALYLTLHSGDQSKDTASFTAVIKPGGDKAFLTLANGKRIILKDIASGVLATEANVQISKTDEGQLAYHYVNDDRKTAGPVLYNIIETPRGGEYQVLLPDGSKAWLNAASKLKYPVSFAAAKTRTVELSGEGYFEVAKDKEHPFQVKTDNQEVEVLGTKFNINSYKDEAIVKTTLVEGRVKVFSSQNSKILLPGQQAKLQAGYIKVETVNAVNEIGWKNGKFTFNDEELGNVMRKISRWYDIEVVFQDPQAAKKVFSGKMSRSDDINTLLRKLQKTGEAKFKIEGRKVIVL, from the coding sequence ATGACTGATCAAAATACGCTTCAGGATCTTGCAAATAAATGGCTTAAGGGAACAATTACGCCTGAAGAAAAGGAGAAGTTCAATAATTGGTTTAGTGAACTAGCTGAAGAACCTATTGAAATTACTGAGTCCTACGCAGTATCCGAAGAAGCACACGAGAATAAGATGTGGAATATTATTCACCAAAAGATTGCACAAGAGAAAAAACCTGTTGTAAAGCGTCTTAACAGGAGAGTATGGATTGCTGCAGCTTCATTGTTTGTAATTTGCAGTACCGCCTTGTACCTGACATTACATTCAGGAGATCAATCTAAAGATACGGCCAGCTTTACTGCTGTTATTAAGCCAGGGGGGGACAAAGCTTTTTTGACTCTTGCAAATGGCAAACGCATTATTTTAAAGGATATAGCTAGTGGAGTATTGGCTACTGAGGCCAATGTTCAGATTTCCAAAACGGATGAAGGACAACTGGCTTATCATTACGTTAATGATGATCGTAAAACAGCCGGGCCAGTATTGTATAATATTATTGAAACCCCCAGGGGTGGAGAATACCAGGTTCTATTACCTGATGGTAGTAAAGCATGGCTTAATGCTGCTTCAAAATTGAAATATCCGGTAAGCTTTGCAGCTGCTAAAACCAGAACAGTAGAACTCAGTGGAGAAGGTTATTTTGAAGTTGCAAAGGATAAAGAGCATCCTTTTCAAGTAAAAACGGATAATCAGGAAGTAGAAGTCCTGGGAACTAAGTTTAATATCAACAGTTATAAAGATGAAGCTATTGTAAAAACTACCTTAGTCGAGGGCCGTGTTAAAGTTTTTTCGTCTCAAAACTCAAAAATCCTGTTGCCCGGCCAGCAAGCTAAACTTCAGGCAGGATATATAAAAGTAGAAACAGTAAATGCAGTAAATGAAATTGGCTGGAAAAATGGAAAATTTACTTTTAATGATGAAGAATTGGGTAATGTTATGCGCAAAATTTCCCGTTGGTATGATATAGAAGTGGTTTTTCAAGATCCTCAAGCTGCTAAAAAAGTATTTAGCGGTAAGATGTCCAGATCTGATGATATAAATACATTGCTTAGAAAACTTCAGAAAACAGGTGAAGCTAAATTTAAAATTGAGGGGAGAAAAGTAATTGTACTATGA
- a CDS encoding SusC/RagA family TonB-linked outer membrane protein, giving the protein MILTNYLFGKKKNKKIVVFLISIAFLPLCSPVFGQKFTLTKKNISIEQLFNEIEKQTGYDIIYSNKDLNDSEKLDVNFKNTTLDVVLSYCLKNQSLDFTFDEKTIIIKSRNTPSNSITKVTLPGFISINGKVTDENGMPMAGASIIVKNSSKVAVADKQGFFYFNELDELAVLEVHYVGYVTQTVPAADLINQPVVRLKVDSTILNEIKVVYTGYQDIKAEQFTGAASSISSNSYQTPIITNNFTDGLVNKLPGLVINDNLSFNGKELFQIRGISTVVSASAPLIVVDGYPTELDIYTINPNEIESVSVLKDASSSSIYGMRSANGVIIVNRKKGRRGKPQIQFLSTFSFTPKEDYTTYRFAPSNTGMKYSIDFYDFNVQDIYNPHNGTEFYKTNGTLYRPGIEPFFDLQSKKITRSEMEKKMTDQYAYDNAKDYGRLFEQNRITQQYDVNISGGSDKLLYFLSSNLTRNQLSQARSKNQRFLLSGRATYNPGSKVSISMSADFIQGKESSVPVPNLMDVYSFEHFTDSNGNPAPISFNSRINPIYNAQKMACGFQDNLNYPIKEMNEVGSSDKINTNRINTTLDYKIIRGLSFKLGGVYEYSSQSINRYATANSSEIKQLMNLYSVLLPDGGLEYVLKDGISTQNSFTTSNLTVRGQLNYEKEFGHDHLINLISGIEVNKFTVNNKISSYLGDTDKGILQSRENLIDLFNNGQHILNPLFPANLPLNPSTFFSQPHKDQRYISNYLNAIYSYQSKYLLSGSLNMNQTNLNLTASKFRYNLLWSVGAAWNIEKENFMKGFSWINALKLRMSKGTRGNIATISTPGILTLPGYNRYTIPVSQALDLIKFENSNLHWEVTKSSNLGLDFSFFDKISGSIDYYSKQSTQLLSNSAIDPTKGGPLAATNDASIENKGIELNLNADLLTGNKLKWNTGVVFSYNSNKVLGIYIDNRTMSYNYLNNSNSANSYIPGYPAGSILSYPFGGLSNGGLPEVRVKDGAEKSPYDQGLKELVYSGNGIPPYTIGLSNRIDIGSFYLYTMIDFYTGFKIRVPRIGPGGTRPLEGTDNYFKKAGDEKNTDVLGVYTERLFSYFDQMVYQFSDTYAVNGSYILLRDVTLACRLNSRVLKNSRLKKLEIKVQGTNLLTHGFNKYNYSAATGDFSRRNLVPTFSLGLSANF; this is encoded by the coding sequence ATGATATTGACCAATTATCTATTCGGCAAAAAAAAAAATAAAAAGATTGTCGTTTTCTTAATTTCGATTGCTTTTTTGCCCCTGTGTTCACCAGTTTTTGGACAGAAATTTACATTAACAAAGAAAAATATATCAATTGAACAGCTATTCAACGAGATTGAAAAACAGACGGGATATGATATAATCTATTCTAATAAAGATTTAAATGACAGCGAAAAATTAGACGTCAATTTTAAAAATACTACACTTGATGTGGTTCTGAGCTATTGTCTTAAAAACCAGTCGCTTGATTTTACATTTGATGAGAAAACCATAATTATTAAAAGTAGAAATACACCATCTAATTCTATCACTAAAGTGACTTTACCTGGTTTTATATCAATTAATGGAAAAGTGACTGATGAAAATGGGATGCCCATGGCGGGGGCATCGATAATAGTTAAAAACTCATCCAAGGTAGCCGTTGCAGATAAACAAGGTTTTTTTTATTTTAATGAGCTTGATGAGCTTGCAGTTTTGGAAGTGCATTATGTTGGATATGTAACACAAACAGTTCCAGCAGCTGATCTTATTAATCAACCTGTTGTCAGATTAAAGGTGGATTCAACCATACTTAATGAAATAAAAGTAGTTTATACCGGTTACCAGGATATCAAAGCTGAACAATTTACCGGTGCTGCAAGTTCTATCAGTAGTAATAGTTATCAAACACCGATTATTACAAACAATTTTACTGATGGATTAGTAAACAAGCTGCCGGGCCTGGTAATTAATGATAATTTGAGTTTTAATGGAAAGGAATTATTTCAGATCCGGGGAATTTCAACAGTAGTGTCTGCTTCAGCTCCGCTTATTGTGGTGGATGGTTATCCAACTGAACTTGATATTTACACCATCAACCCGAATGAAATAGAATCTGTAAGTGTATTAAAAGATGCATCCTCGTCTTCCATCTATGGGATGCGGTCGGCTAACGGGGTGATTATCGTAAACCGAAAAAAGGGGCGAAGAGGGAAACCTCAGATTCAATTTCTGAGTACTTTTAGTTTCACTCCTAAAGAAGATTATACAACTTACAGGTTTGCTCCATCCAATACTGGAATGAAGTATAGTATAGACTTTTATGATTTTAATGTTCAGGATATTTATAATCCGCATAATGGGACTGAATTTTATAAAACTAATGGAACATTATACCGGCCTGGAATAGAACCATTCTTCGATTTGCAATCAAAAAAGATTACAAGGTCTGAAATGGAAAAAAAGATGACAGATCAGTATGCTTATGATAACGCCAAAGATTATGGACGGCTGTTTGAACAGAACAGGATAACACAGCAATATGATGTAAATATCTCTGGAGGAAGTGATAAACTATTATATTTCTTGTCTTCAAACCTGACCAGAAATCAGCTTTCACAAGCCAGATCTAAAAATCAGCGCTTCTTGCTTTCTGGCAGGGCAACTTACAATCCGGGCAGTAAAGTATCCATATCTATGTCTGCTGATTTTATCCAGGGTAAGGAAAGCAGCGTCCCAGTACCCAATTTAATGGATGTCTACTCATTTGAACATTTCACTGATAGTAATGGCAATCCTGCACCAATAAGTTTTAATTCCAGGATAAATCCTATATATAATGCTCAGAAGATGGCATGCGGATTTCAGGATAATCTAAATTATCCGATAAAGGAGATGAATGAAGTTGGTAGTTCAGACAAAATTAATACAAACAGAATTAATACCACTTTGGATTATAAAATAATCCGTGGGTTATCATTTAAATTAGGTGGCGTATATGAATATAGTTCGCAAAGCATAAATCGCTATGCTACAGCTAATTCGTCTGAAATTAAGCAATTAATGAATCTTTATTCGGTTTTGCTGCCAGACGGGGGGCTTGAATATGTGCTTAAAGATGGAATTTCAACTCAAAACTCGTTTACTACCAGTAATCTGACCGTTCGCGGGCAATTGAATTATGAAAAAGAGTTTGGACATGATCATTTAATTAATTTGATTTCGGGAATTGAGGTAAACAAATTCACAGTTAATAATAAGATTTCATCTTACCTTGGGGATACTGATAAGGGAATATTACAAAGCCGGGAAAATTTGATTGATCTTTTCAATAATGGCCAGCATATTTTAAACCCTTTATTTCCTGCTAATCTTCCACTGAATCCCAGTACTTTTTTTTCACAGCCACATAAAGATCAGAGGTATATATCGAACTATCTTAATGCTATTTACTCATATCAATCAAAATATTTACTTTCAGGGAGTTTGAATATGAATCAGACTAACCTGAATCTTACAGCCTCAAAATTCAGGTATAATCTTCTTTGGTCTGTTGGCGCTGCGTGGAATATTGAAAAGGAAAATTTTATGAAAGGTTTTTCATGGATCAATGCTTTGAAGCTACGTATGTCCAAAGGGACCCGGGGTAATATCGCTACCATAAGTACACCCGGTATTCTTACTTTACCTGGCTACAACCGATATACCATACCTGTATCACAAGCCCTGGATTTGATCAAATTTGAAAATAGTAATTTGCATTGGGAGGTTACAAAAAGCTCCAATTTAGGATTAGATTTTTCATTTTTCGATAAGATATCAGGAAGTATAGATTATTATAGCAAACAGAGTACTCAACTCCTTAGCAATTCTGCCATAGACCCTACAAAGGGAGGCCCCTTGGCTGCAACTAATGATGCAAGTATTGAAAATAAGGGAATAGAATTGAATTTAAATGCAGACTTGCTAACAGGAAACAAATTAAAATGGAATACGGGAGTTGTTTTTTCCTATAACAGCAATAAGGTTTTGGGCATATATATTGATAATCGGACAATGAGCTATAACTATCTCAATAATAGTAATTCCGCAAATAGCTATATTCCTGGATATCCGGCTGGTTCAATTCTTAGTTATCCATTTGGAGGTTTGTCTAACGGTGGGCTACCGGAGGTACGTGTTAAAGATGGGGCTGAAAAATCACCATATGATCAGGGACTTAAAGAATTAGTTTATTCGGGAAATGGGATTCCTCCCTATACCATTGGACTAAGTAATCGTATTGATATTGGTTCTTTTTATCTGTATACTATGATAGATTTTTATACCGGATTTAAAATACGGGTCCCAAGAATAGGTCCGGGCGGTACACGTCCTTTGGAAGGCACTGATAATTATTTCAAAAAGGCTGGGGACGAGAAAAATACAGATGTTTTAGGTGTTTATACTGAGCGGTTATTTAGCTACTTTGATCAAATGGTTTATCAGTTTTCTGATACTTATGCAGTAAATGGCAGTTATATTTTATTAAGGGATGTTACTTTAGCTTGCAGGCTTAACAGCAGGGTGTTAAAAAACTCCCGCCTGAAAAAATTAGAGATTAAGGTTCAGGGAACTAATTTATTGACACATGGATTTAACAAGTATAATTATAGTGCGGCTACCGGAGATTTCTCAAGAAGGAATTTGGTTCCTACATTTTCACTAGGTTTATCGGCTAATTTTTAA